A stretch of DNA from Pseudonocardia hierapolitana:
GTCGCGCCCAGCCGTGGCGGGCGGTGCGGCGTTCCGGAATGAACACGATGCGTCCTCACATCGACGCCATGGGTCTGCCCCCGCGCAACCAAGCACGCATGGGGTCGACCTGATCGTGCAAAGCAGCCGGGCGTACTCGGCCCGGTCGGCAACGCGGCCTGCGGACGCCTGGGCCGCCGAGTTGCGTGCTGAACCTGCCTCGGCGGAGCGCTAGAGATCGCGGAGGTGGGAGCGGATCGCCGTGGTGGTGATCCGATCGCCGTAGCTGATGTCCGTGCCGATGGTCGTCAGGCCGAGATCCGTCAGGATGTCCAGGGCGCGCTGCCAATGCCTGCGGGCGTGATCACGCTCGTTCAGCAGGTGGTGGGCGTGGGCGAGGCCGTCGTGGGCGCGGACATCGGCCACGGGCCTGCCGAGTGTCGTCGCGAGGTCGAGCGCCTGGTGGAACAGGACCAGCGCCCGCTCGGCCCGGCCGGCCACGCAGGCGAGCCGGCCGAGGCCGTACACGGCTTCGTACTCCCAGCTCGGGTTGCCGACCTCGCGGGCGAGGTCGATGGCCTGCTCGTAGTAGGAGGCGGCCGGCGCGACATGGCCCTCGTCGCGGTGGGCACACGCCAAGCCGATCAAGCAGCCGAGGGTGCCGCGCTGGTCGCGGACGGCCCGGCAGATGTGCAACGCCTGTTCGAAGCACTCGATGGCCCGTTCGAACCGGCCATCGGTCCGATGCGCGTAACCGAGGCCGTGGAGCGCCAACCATTCGCCGTTCCGGTCGCTGTGGGCGCGAGCGAGGGCGACGCACTGCTCGAACTCGTCCACCGCAGGCTCGCCGCACCGGAGGTGGTGCCACCCGAGGAAGCACAGCGCGTCCAGCTCGGCGTCGTGATCCGAGACGTGGCGGACGCGCGCCAGTGCGGCCGCGAAGTGATCGGCGGCACGCGCGTGGGCGCCCTGCAGGCTGCGGACCGCGCCGAGGGACGTCAACGCCCTCACCTCCCCGAGGTGGTGGCCGACGGCGTGGGCGGTGGCCGCCGCGAGTTCGAAGAGCTCGCCCGCTTGCTCCAGCCTGCTGTGGAACCACCAGTGCACCTTGCCGAGCAGGACCAGCGCGTCGGCCTCCCCGTGGCCGTCACCGGCGGCCCGGGCCGCGGCCAGCGCGTGCTGGTGGAGCGTCGCGGCTTCGGCCCCGCGCCCCCGGTCGTACAGGTAGCGGTGCAGGGTGGCGCCCACGTGCGAGACGTGCTCTGGCCAACCGTGCTCGGCGGCGTGCTGCGCGGCGGCGACCAGGTTCGACAGCTCGCCTTCGACCCAGGCCCCCGCACGGACCGGGTCGGGGAAGGCCGGTACCGGCGTGCGCGCTCGCGGTTTCCCGGGCCGTCTGCTCCGTTCGTGCGGGTAGGCGACGTCCATCGCCGCCGACGCGGCGTACCGGTGATGGTCGAGCAACCGGGCGATCGCCGCTCGGCGGTCGGGCTCGGCCTCGTCGCGGATCGCCGCCGCCCGCGCGTGGTCACGCACGAGGTCGTGGAACCCGAAGCGGCCCGGCGACGGCTCCTGCAGCAGGTGTGCGTCGACGAGCTGCTCGATCAGCCGGCCGGTGTCGCTCAGGTCGGCGTCGAGGAGGGCTGCGGCGGCGTACCGGTCGAGCTCGCCGCCGGGGTGCAGCGCCAGCAACCGGTAGGCGCGGCGCAGCTGCGGATCGAGGTCCCGGCAGGACGACTCCAGCGCGGCCGCCACACTGCGCGAGCCCGCCTCGAGCTCGACCAGACGATGCCGCCGGTCGCGCAGCCGCTCCACGAGGTTCTCGACGGACCACGCCGGACGCGCGCGCAGCCGGGCCGCGGCGATCCGCACCGCGAGCGGGAGCCGCCCGCA
This window harbors:
- a CDS encoding ATP-binding protein encodes the protein MAIGASLRAWRERALLTQEQLAERSGISVRSIRRLEAGGAARPRSSSLELLAAALGLTEAERAALIGAARDTGAIGTRNVPERSGAFPSRPPGAVPRQLPAPPPAFTGRAAESADLERIPDMSTVVITSIDGMAGIGKTALAVHAAHRMAGHFPDGQLFLDLHGYTEGVAPVEPADALDRMLRAIGVPGDQIPGDLDDRAALYRSRMAGRKVLVLLDNAASEAQVAPLLPGTPGCLVVVTSRRRLVGLDQTRVVSLDVLPLPDAVALFVNAAGDGRTAGESAEALAEVVELCGRLPLAVRIAAARLRARPAWSVENLVERLRDRRHRLVELEAGSRSVAAALESSCRDLDPQLRRAYRLLALHPGGELDRYAAAALLDADLSDTGRLIEQLVDAHLLQEPSPGRFGFHDLVRDHARAAAIRDEAEPDRRAAIARLLDHHRYAASAAMDVAYPHERSRRPGKPRARTPVPAFPDPVRAGAWVEGELSNLVAAAQHAAEHGWPEHVSHVGATLHRYLYDRGRGAEAATLHQHALAAARAAGDGHGEADALVLLGKVHWWFHSRLEQAGELFELAAATAHAVGHHLGEVRALTSLGAVRSLQGAHARAADHFAAALARVRHVSDHDAELDALCFLGWHHLRCGEPAVDEFEQCVALARAHSDRNGEWLALHGLGYAHRTDGRFERAIECFEQALHICRAVRDQRGTLGCLIGLACAHRDEGHVAPAASYYEQAIDLAREVGNPSWEYEAVYGLGRLACVAGRAERALVLFHQALDLATTLGRPVADVRAHDGLAHAHHLLNERDHARRHWQRALDILTDLGLTTIGTDISYGDRITTTAIRSHLRDL